A stretch of the Esox lucius isolate fEsoLuc1 chromosome 2, fEsoLuc1.pri, whole genome shotgun sequence genome encodes the following:
- the heatr3 gene encoding HEAT repeat-containing protein 3, protein MGKSKNNRFRRPQFNAEGLSVNAVKEVEVDHDEVCDGIDSPAGELLEKLQNPSADMREFACASISRVVQQSQTIPAFLQRDAVRRLGPLLLDRSLAVRETATGALRNLSACGGHEVCEDMVKQDVMTPLTALLRECCAGFETNPTLSLKEQKNPVEDVANEAVNLLWNLCESSSQALCVFNKAGLLDVILQCLERHTNNIQLALSAAHCLHTVTEDNAELLCSMNNAVLGSLESVLLSSETAMAHILLKTLAAGSLWNLKSSLPTARQAQTLNALVATLSQCLELDAGTLIPQLHQAEVSCSAPSSEAGEMDDHQAVAEDMGVEEMEDEEGGGQARRDEKATKMDKDFSDLLPRGKEELREATALLTAQQTSLEIIVNMCCSDDPSDDEWEEASSSDESEMCPDGLSEGNTSLLSPLCLSAEVHGALINHNIPEKVLRKTQFPSTEAMDVCRQNPTWKILMKKMHRVQYRALTCLHNMLSTMDAESLGGAAALQAVAQHLSTLVFSASDIPKEEEFLEAVTSAMRSLLQIIASMKIPQCFTPQQLITLSEAATRCDVVSVRVNAVAILGITGSTLAKEKGTSETLQMIGNALLQVATKDANLVVCGEALDALFDVFADGDEAEKAAKNISLLSALKALQPVFKAKIRKEGKGKYSPEQMCVLDNIKVNLRRFIGYLEIVVKK, encoded by the exons ATGGGTAAAAGTAAGAATAACCGATTTAGACGTCCACAGTTCAACGCAGAGGGACTGTCTGTGAATGCTGTAAAGGAAGTCGAAGTGGACCACGATGAAGTCTGTGATGGAATCGACTCTCCAGCTGGGGAGTTACTGGAGAAA TTGCAGAATCCCAGTGCAGATATGCGGGAGTTTGCGTGTGCCAGCATATCACGCGTGGTGCAACAGAGCCAGACCATCCCAGCCTTCCTCCAGCGAGATGCGGTGAGGCGCCTGGGGCCCTTACTGCTGGATCGCAGTCTGGCTGTTAGGGAGACTGCCACAGGGGCACTTAG GAACTTAAGTGCTTGTGGAGGTCATGAGGTGTGTGAGGATATGGTGAAACAGGATGTCATGACTCCTCTGACTGCTCTTCTTCGAGAG TGCTGTGCTGGGTTTGAGACCAATCCTACCCTATCATTAAAAGAGCAGAAAAACCCAGTGGAGGATGTAGCCAATGAAGCAGTTAACTTGCTGTGGAATCTCTG TGAGAGCAGTAGCCAGGCACTTTGTGTGTTCAACAAAGCAGGCCTTCTGGATGTGATTCTCCAGTGTCTGGAGCGACATACTAACAACATCCAGCTGGCTCTGTCTGCAG CCCACTGTTTGCATACAGTGACTGAGGACAACGCAGAGTTGTTATGCAGTATGAACAACGCTGTTTTAGGAAGTCTGGAGAGTGTGCTGCTGTCCTCAGAGACTGCCATGGCACACATACTGCTCAAGACGCTGGCTGCAG GGTCACTGTGGAACCTGAAGAGTAGCCTGCCCACGGCCCGCCAGGCCCAGACCCTGAACGCCTTAGTAGCCACCCTGTCCCAGTGCTTGGAGCTGGACGCAGGCACGTTGATCCCACAACTCCACCAGGCTGAGGTGTCCTGCAGTGCCCCTTCCTCAGAGGCTGGAGAGATGGACGACCACCAGGCAGTTGCAGAGGATATGGGTGTCGAGGAGATGGAGGACGAGGAAGGGGGGGGTCAGGCAAGGAGAGATGAAAAGGCAACCAAGATGGATAAAGATTTCTCGGACCTGCTGCCT AGAGGCAAGGAGGAGCTGAGGGAGGCAACAGCTTTGCTGACAGCCCAGCAGACGTCCTTGGAGATCATTGTCAACATGTGTTGCTCTGATG ATCCTTCAGACGATGAGTGGGAGGAGGCTTCGAGCAGTGATGAGAGTGAGATGTGTCCTGACGGCCTCTCTGAGGGGAACACCAGTCTACTGTCcccactgtgtctgtctgccgaGGTCCATGGGGCCTTGATCAACCACAACATCCCGGAGAAG GTTCTCCGGAAGACCCAGTTCCCCAGCACTGAAGCCATGGATGTATGTCGTCAAAATCCCACTTGGAAAATCTTAATGAAAAA GATGCATCGGGTACAATATCGGGCCCTGACATGCCTTCATAACATGCTTTCTACCATGGATGCGGAGTCCCTGGGAGGGGCAGCAGCGCTACAGGCTGTTGCccaacacctgtccacactggTCTTCAGTGCCTCAG ATATCCCTAAGGAGGAGGAATTCCTAGAGGCCGTCACCAGTGCCATGCGATCCCTTTTACAGATCATAGCCTCCATGAAAATTCCCCAG TGTTTTACTCCCCAGCAGCTGATAACCTTAAGTGAGGCAGCGACCCGTTGTGACGTGGTCAGTGTGCGGGTGAATGCTGTTGCCATACTAGGTATCACCGGCAGCACACTGGCCAAAGAAAAGGGGACTTCTGAAACCCTGCAG ATGATTGGCAATGCCTTACTTCAGGTTGCCACAAAGGATGCCAACCTTGTGGTATGTGGAGAGGCTCTGGATGCTCTTTTTGATGTTTTTGCTGATGGAGATGAAGCAGAGAAAGCTGCTAAAAACATCAGCTTACTGTCTGCACTAAAGGCACTTCAACCTGTCTTCAAGGCAAAG ATTCGCAAAGAAGGGAAAGGAAAGTACAGCCCTGAGCAGATGTGTGTGCTGGACAACATTAAAGTCAACCTAAGGCGGTTTATTGGCTACCTGGAGATTGTGGTTAAAAAATGA